A genomic region of Pontibaca methylaminivorans contains the following coding sequences:
- a CDS encoding tyrosine-type recombinase/integrase has protein sequence MARADLPKHAHRVKRMTKAGARYHFYAWRGGPKFWTDTHRHPTDPAFSVAYAEAVRRPKQDTYMTPQMVDEFLSSAEMPKGARTREDYRLWALRFAEAFKDDPATMFEEPEARGEVNSWRAKWKHSPRQYDYAGTVVTRILNWAWKDAGKLRVHHCDGFRKVYEVDRSEIVWTPAYREVFNAIAPEWVRRILCAGCETGLRPADLIKLASTHVEQTPRGRRLRVRTNKRKRLAHIPITPALAEVIDTTPPDRLLILTNANGNPLTPHRASEAVRQWRDKAKLPDNLRLSDTRGTAATRLLNAGLSLAEIANHMGWSVRYAANVIEHYARVSPDETDAVLVKLAQAKGGVA, from the coding sequence TTGGCACGCGCTGATCTGCCAAAACACGCTCACCGTGTGAAGCGCATGACCAAGGCGGGCGCGCGCTATCATTTCTATGCATGGCGTGGCGGTCCGAAGTTCTGGACTGACACCCATCGACACCCCACCGACCCGGCGTTTTCCGTTGCCTACGCCGAAGCGGTGAGACGGCCTAAGCAAGACACCTACATGACGCCGCAAATGGTGGACGAATTCCTGTCGAGCGCCGAAATGCCGAAGGGCGCGCGGACCCGCGAGGACTATCGCCTCTGGGCACTGCGATTCGCGGAAGCCTTCAAGGATGACCCGGCCACGATGTTCGAGGAACCGGAGGCGCGGGGCGAGGTGAACAGCTGGCGGGCGAAGTGGAAGCACTCGCCGCGGCAGTATGATTACGCCGGAACCGTGGTGACGCGCATATTGAACTGGGCCTGGAAGGACGCGGGCAAGCTGCGGGTGCACCACTGCGACGGATTCCGCAAGGTCTATGAGGTGGATCGGTCGGAAATCGTCTGGACCCCGGCCTACCGGGAAGTTTTTAACGCGATAGCGCCGGAATGGGTCCGCCGCATTCTCTGCGCAGGCTGCGAAACTGGCTTGCGCCCGGCTGACTTGATCAAGCTGGCATCGACCCATGTCGAGCAGACTCCGCGCGGCCGCCGCCTTCGCGTCAGGACGAACAAACGTAAGCGGCTGGCACATATCCCGATCACGCCCGCGCTTGCCGAGGTGATCGACACGACCCCGCCGGACCGGTTGCTGATCCTCACGAATGCCAACGGCAACCCCTTGACACCGCATCGCGCGTCCGAGGCCGTCCGCCAGTGGCGCGATAAGGCCAAGCTGCCCGATAATCTGCGCCTGTCCGATACACGCGGGACGGCTGCAACGCGCCTGCTGAATGCGGGCCTGTCCCTTGCCGAAATCGCCAATCACATGGGCTGGTCCGTCCGCTATGCGGCGAACGTGATCGAGCATTACGCCCGCGTCTCGCCCGACGAAACCGACGCGGTTCTGGTCAAACTTGCCCAAGCAAAAGGGGGTGTTGCATGA
- a CDS encoding protein-L-isoaspartate O-methyltransferase family protein: MTDFAERRNVMVDTQVRPSDVTRFGIISAMLEMPRELFVPISRREAAYVGENLHLGGGRVLLEPRTFAKMLEALALGPADLVLDLGCGYGYSSAVAARLAQAVVGVESNEEMAGEAPEILAETGADNVVIQQANLAEGAPEHGPYDAIMIQGAVEQVPGPIAEQLKEGGRIVCLFMEGALGTVRLGIKSGGILAWRHEFNATAPVIEGFEKPREFAL, translated from the coding sequence ATGACGGATTTTGCAGAGCGCCGCAACGTGATGGTCGACACGCAGGTGCGGCCTTCGGATGTCACCCGCTTCGGGATCATCAGCGCCATGCTCGAGATGCCGCGCGAGCTTTTCGTGCCGATCAGCCGGCGCGAGGCCGCATATGTGGGCGAAAATCTGCACCTGGGGGGCGGGCGCGTTCTGCTCGAGCCGCGGACCTTTGCCAAGATGCTGGAGGCGCTGGCGCTCGGCCCGGCGGATCTCGTGCTCGATCTGGGGTGCGGCTATGGCTATTCTTCGGCCGTGGCGGCGCGGCTTGCACAGGCGGTCGTCGGGGTCGAATCGAACGAGGAAATGGCCGGCGAGGCGCCGGAAATCCTGGCCGAGACGGGCGCGGACAACGTGGTGATCCAGCAGGCCAACCTTGCCGAGGGGGCGCCGGAACACGGCCCCTATGACGCGATCATGATCCAGGGCGCGGTCGAGCAGGTGCCGGGGCCGATCGCCGAACAGTTGAAAGAGGGCGGACGTATCGTCTGCCTGTTCATGGAAGGCGCGCTCGGCACGGTCCGGCTCGGCATCAAGTCGGGCGGCATACTGGCCTGGCGGCACGAATTCAATGCCACCGCGCCGGTGATCGAGGGCTTTGAAAAACCGCGGGAATTCGCGCTTTGA
- a CDS encoding TolC family outer membrane protein produces the protein MSGSFGAGMAKITGVLATMALLLAVPLQARAENLTDAMIGAYNTSGLLEQNRALLRAADEDVAEAISTLRPVLEWSASASRSLSRSLSDVSPDVVKRNMSNAFVGLTADLLLFDSGGRRHAINAAKETVLATRQTLISIEQDVLLRAVAAYFNVVLQQQIVSLRENNLNLLDEELSATQDRFEVGEVTRTDVALAESRQAAARSNLVAARGDLDNARAEYLAAVGHEPQNLVQRLDLPGAPASSDAATAVAVRSHPDILAAQRQVTASEYNVRRAESAIGPKVALRGDVGMRENLTGSGYERDATVSLNLSQPIYQGGGLNAQVRRAMATRDSIRASLLTAQENVALNATNAYVRFDVARSSLSATGERIRAAQVAFDGIREEARLGARTTLDVLQAEQELLDARTEQLSARAEESIAAYQLLAAQGLLTVDHLNLAVQVYDPTLYYNMVKDAPSRISKQGRDLDRVLKALGKE, from the coding sequence ATGAGCGGATCATTCGGCGCGGGAATGGCGAAAATCACGGGCGTTCTGGCGACGATGGCGCTCCTGCTGGCGGTGCCGCTCCAGGCGCGGGCAGAGAACCTTACCGACGCCATGATCGGCGCTTACAACACCAGCGGGCTGCTTGAACAGAACCGGGCCCTTCTGCGGGCCGCCGACGAGGACGTGGCCGAGGCGATCTCGACCCTGCGCCCGGTGCTCGAATGGAGCGCTTCGGCCTCGCGGTCGCTGTCGCGCTCGCTTTCGGATGTGAGCCCGGATGTCGTCAAGCGGAACATGTCGAATGCCTTTGTCGGTCTGACCGCCGATCTTCTGCTGTTCGACAGCGGCGGGCGGCGCCACGCGATCAATGCCGCCAAGGAAACGGTGCTGGCCACCCGGCAGACGCTGATCTCGATCGAGCAGGATGTGCTGCTGCGTGCGGTCGCGGCCTATTTCAACGTGGTTCTTCAGCAGCAGATCGTTTCGCTGCGGGAAAACAACCTCAACCTGCTGGACGAGGAATTGAGCGCCACGCAGGACCGGTTCGAGGTCGGCGAGGTCACGCGCACCGACGTGGCGCTGGCCGAATCGCGCCAGGCGGCGGCCCGCAGCAACCTGGTCGCGGCGCGGGGCGATCTGGACAACGCGCGCGCCGAATATCTGGCGGCGGTCGGGCACGAGCCCCAGAACCTGGTTCAGCGCCTCGATCTGCCGGGAGCGCCGGCCAGTTCTGATGCGGCAACCGCGGTGGCGGTCCGGAGTCATCCCGACATTCTGGCCGCGCAGCGGCAGGTGACCGCTTCTGAGTACAATGTGCGCCGCGCCGAAAGCGCCATCGGCCCCAAGGTCGCGCTGCGGGGTGATGTGGGCATGCGCGAAAACCTTACCGGCTCCGGCTATGAGCGCGACGCGACGGTTTCGCTCAATCTCAGCCAGCCGATCTATCAGGGGGGCGGCCTGAACGCGCAGGTGCGCCGGGCGATGGCCACCCGCGACAGCATCCGTGCGAGCCTGCTTACCGCGCAGGAAAATGTCGCCCTGAACGCGACCAACGCCTATGTCCGCTTCGATGTCGCGCGGTCGAGCCTGAGCGCCACGGGCGAGCGTATTCGTGCCGCGCAGGTGGCCTTTGACGGCATCCGCGAAGAGGCGCGGCTGGGCGCGCGCACCACGCTTGACGTGCTGCAGGCCGAACAGGAACTGCTCGACGCCCGGACCGAACAGCTTTCGGCACGGGCCGAGGAATCGATCGCGGCCTATCAGCTTCTGGCGGCACAGGGGCTTCTGACGGTCGATCATCTGAACCTTGCGGTGCAGGTCTATGACCCGACGCTTTATTACAACATGGTCAAGGATGCACCGAGCCGGATTTCGAAACAGGGGCGCGACCTGGATCGCGTCCTGAAGGCGCTCGGCAAGGAATGA